In Bacteroidota bacterium, the genomic window ATCAACGGTAAGACGTATTGCTTTCGACTGAAATCTTCTTGAAAATCTTCTTTCAACAGGATGAAGCATCCATAAAATAAAAATTGCGAAGAGAGTTGTAACAAAAGCAGCAAGGTACATTCCTCCGCCTGCCGCTAATCCGATTGCAGCAACAGTCCATAATCCGGATGCAGTCGTGAGTCCCTTAACAATATTTTGTCTGAGAAATAAAATCGTACCGCCGCCGATAAATCCGATGCCGCTGATTACCTGCGCAGCTACACGGGAAGGGTCAAGCGATACATTAGGTGTTCCCAATACATCTGCAAAACCGTAAGTCGAAACAAGCATTGCAAGAGCAGAGCCGATGCATACCATCATGTGAGTGCGAAGTCCGGCAGCCCGTTCTTTCCGTTCGCGTTCGAGTCCCACCGATGCGCCGAGTATAGCAGCAAGCGCAAGGCGGATTAACATTTCCGTCCATGGAAGAGTCATATATTCAGATATTAGTTTGTAAAAAATAAAATACTTAAAAGAAACGAAAGATAAAATTTATTTGAAAAAATGGAAGGATAAATAGAGACGCATTAATTTAATTTCACATATGAACGCAATAAAGCAGAGTTACTTTATATCCTGAATCCCAACCCAAGCAGAAAGTTCATTGTATTGTGGTCTGAGTTATAACCGTCAAAATTGTTGTTCATTCTGTAAGCTGCTTCGAAGTAGAGCATTGCCTCATTGCCGAGAAGATAGTTCACTCCTGCCGAACCTGTGAAGAGAATATTTGTTTCAGTCTCGTTATAATTATCGTAATAGGAATTGTAATAATTATTATAGTAAGTTTTAGGATAATATTTTTTAAATCCGTAATGCGCCCCTGCGCCAAGCTTAACAAACGGCTGGAAATTATTTACGGTTAGACTTTGCGATTGAAATTTGAGAAACGACGAAAATCCGTAAACACGTAATGGAGAGGATGCCGACTCGCCCGGATACATTTTAGATTCATCCAGAGAAAATACGCTCATGTTCATATCTCCGCCGATGAGAAGAAAATTATTTAGAGCATATTCGTATTGCAATCCCACTGCATAGGAGGGATTGTAAATCCTTTTCAAGTCACTGCTGTTCATTGTTGATACTCCGCCATAGATGGAAACAATCTGCCTTGGGTCGAAGTC contains:
- a CDS encoding MgtC/SapB family protein → MTLPWTEMLIRLALAAILGASVGLERERKERAAGLRTHMMVCIGSALAMLVSTYGFADVLGTPNVSLDPSRVAAQVISGIGFIGGGTILFLRQNIVKGLTTASGLWTVAAIGLAAGGGMYLAAFVTTLFAIFILWMLHPVERRFSRRFQSKAIRLTVDDKAKSAEVVNKIIHNDNLDIQSCNVDRHDSNYIISFKFKNLDKKELKAMIGEFQSDAGIKEINWNK